The following nucleotide sequence is from Cricetulus griseus strain 17A/GY chromosome 9, alternate assembly CriGri-PICRH-1.0, whole genome shotgun sequence.
GTCCACAGAGCCCGACAGCCACTGCCCATAACACCCAACAGTTACAACTACTTCCCACAGAGCCAGACACCAACAGCCCACACAGcctgacagccagagctactgcCCACACTGCCCAAAGGCCAGTAGCCACGTCCCCACAGCCACTACCCATGGCATCTCACAGCCATGGTCCACCATGCCGTAACAATCACATTCCGTTGTATTAAATTGCCAAGACAACCCATACTGCAACAACCACAATCCATTACCCATGCTACTACCCATGAGACCTCCATGAGAAACCACATTCTATTAACCACAGTTCTAGTCTGTTCTCTACAGCAACCAGGTGGTGCAATTCATTACTCCCGTACCTCAGTCCCCCTACCCACAATGCCTCTGCGGCTTCTGTCCATTCTCCATACCAGGAAGACACAAAGCCATGACACCTCATACTGTTCCTACATTGATCCCGCTCAGCTTCCCACAGTCCTTAGCAGCAGGGGCAGCCCCTAGGCTCTGCCAAACTACTGTGCCCTGGGGTCTTTACTCCCTTGCCTCCCATTCCCCAAATTTGAATTCTGGGGTGTCCCCTCCCCTGCATCTTCCAGGAAAATGTGGTGAGTGTCACCTGATCGCCCACAATCTGCACAGGAGATGAGGTCCTCGGGACACCCAGTCTTCTTGGAGCCCCCCAGGCAAAAGTCACAGTAGCCATTGGGGATGACAGTGCCGTCTGGTGCTTTCTTGGCTGAAAGACAGCAGGCAGCGGTGGGCACGGGACAGGTGGGCACCCTAGTCAAAGACTGCTGCAAACGTCAGGGTGGAGGGAGGTGCCCCTACCTGTGTGTTTCCTCTGTGCCTCAGGGACCCAGGCCAATTCTTTGTAaaactctgggggtggggggacagaaaGGGGCTCTTACTATAGGCAAGGTCCCATCTGTCCCCAGCCTCAGCCCCAGGGGTGGACTTTTGGCCCAGGCACTGGGAAGCAGCAAAAACAGCTGGGGAAGGGGCAAATCTCACCCAAACTTGGCGTAACTCTATGTTCTCTTTATTTGGGTGAGTGTGGGCAAGAGGTATAACCTTAGCAAAAGACCATGACTGCCTCCCCGTCACGTGTGTGCACCCTCAAGTCAGCTTGCCTGGCTGGGCCACCAGTTAGCAGGCAGTTCTGCAAGACCTGGTAAGGAGACCTATTCAGGAGGACACAAGAGCACAGGAGGTTCTGGGCCTGGCCTGAGGCTGCTGAGGAGCTCACTCTGAGGGGCAGGTGAGAGACAGCTCCCTTCCCCCATGGCTCAGCTGTCATGGCATGGAACGGGTGTGGGTGGGTGTCAAGAACCCTGGGGGCCACAGACCTTGCCCCTGGACCTAGCATagcagagaagggaaaaagggaggcccagagagggagaggagttATCTATCACCCCCCCCAAGCTCTAATTGAAACAATAAATCAGACCCAGAAATATTATGCCCGGgcagggagtgagggagagaatgagagagagagagagagagagagagagagagagagagagagagagagagagatggttggTTGTCATGGCAACCCCAGAGCCAGCATCCCTATGGTCGGTGGGGGAGGGAACCGTTAGGCTGGAGATTTTCCAGAAATGTCTAATGagcccccacctcccttccccagcCACTACCAGGCTCCATTGCCCCCACCGCACACCCAGGCATCTCCCCCACCAGCCCTGGCCCTCCAACTCACGTTTATGGTTGTTTTTCCGGTGGAAAGGCAGGGCGTGGCGCTCAGTgtgctcctccccctcctcctcagccaggtgggtgtgggtgtaATGGTAGCTGAGCCCTGGTCGGTTTTTATACCTCTTCCCACAGACTgaagagtgagtgagtgggtaGTTGTCAGACACCAAGGCCGCCGCCTCCACCCTGGCCTCCAGGATCATACCATCCATCCCCTCTCCCAAAGAACACTCCCTTTCCCCAAGAGCCATTACCAGAACAAGGGCCATAATGTGTGAGGTCACTGGGCGCCCCGCACCccgcaccccccacccccgcccgcttcctctctctttcccctctgcaGAACTCACTATCACAGACGTACGGCTTGTCTCGGTCCTCCAGGGAAGCAGTGTCCTGGCGTTTCCTAAGACCGCCAATGCCATATGCCTGCAAGGAGGAGGGTTAGGAGTAAGGAGCCCAGAAAACCAGGGAAAGGCTCCTCattcttgggtttttttgagtttggttgttgttgctgtcagaggcagggtctcactgtgtagccctggctgtcctggaactcactatgtagaagaGGCTGGCCATGCAGTGACCTTCTGCCTCTGGATTATGGGTTTGCTGCCATGCTTTATTGGGCTTCTTCACTTAGACTTGAAAGTCAAACtggaaaacaatttaattttcttttcagtcttggggtttggctcagtgatagagcagtTGTCATGTGAGTATGAAACTCTGGGTTCCATCTGCACCCCACAACAGCAAGTCAACCTGCACATGAAACTGAGCAAACTTTCTAGCTATAAGTCTTCGACTTCTCTCAGTACAAACATGAAGATAATTCTTTTTGTCGTTGCTGTTTGgctgtccctggctgtcctggagctcactatatagatcagactggccttgaactcacagagatcctcttttcttggcctctctagtgctgagattaaaggtgtgctctaacacatttttattgcttttactggagatttttgttttggttttgttttgcttgtgacagggtttctcttagtagccctagctgtcccggaactcactctgtagaccaggctagcctcaaactcacagagatcccacctgcctctgcctcctgagtgctggcataaAGGGCATCCAGTAGAAGATTTTGGGTTGTTCTGTGTTGTGTGTACGGGAGGGAGTGGTTATTTGGGTGGTTGGTTTgggttagaattttttttttatttctctttgcacAGGGTCTCTGGTATGTAGTTTAGAATAGTCTGGAATTCACTTGTCTCAAACTTGAGgcagctctcctgcctcagcctcccaggcacTGGGACTCTGTGTGTGGAGGACCACACCCAGCTCTGCAGACAGGTCTGATCCACAgcgcaagctttttttttttggaaatgttTATAATCCACTGAGTCTCTACTCCTACATACAGCtctggggaggaggtggtggggagAAGCTTCCGGAAGATACCTTTCCTTTGGCCCTGTTCTTCCTCCTGGGAATGTCTTCCTCCAAGTCTTCTACCTCGAGATCATGCGGAAACTCCAGCAACTGCTGTTTCTGGGCCCAGTAGAAGGGAGATTGGGGGGTCAAGAAGGTGGGGGCACTGGTGTGCAGCAGGTGGGGCGGGAGAGCGAGTCAGGGAGCCTTCTACAAGCAGCGGTGTTTCTGGGAGGATGGAGACGTAGGGTACCCAGAGGCCCTATGGAGCCAGGTGGTTCAGAGCAGGAAGGCCAAGTGGTGACAGGTGACAGGGTGAGAGCGGCCCTGCAGTCAGGGTGGGAGCTCCTACCTGACAGTCCATGATGGTCTCCTCTTCCTTCAGCTCtactttcttctctcctgtctcGGCACACAGCAGAGCCTCGAGGACTGGCCCTTCCGGAAGGCCACCCTCCTTCTTCAGGGGTACCTCACAATCTGGGAACAGTCCACAGGGAAAGCAGTGTCAATCGAGGAGACTGTTGCAGAGTGCCCAGGTTGcagtggggggtggtggggggcgTTGCAGTGCAGAAGGTTGCAGAGGGGTTGGGGGGCAAGGCCAAGACAGACACAGGCATGGTTCTTGTGGCAGTGACAGGTTCTCCCTCACCCAGCATACACTCAGCCAACAAGGACATAAAGATTCAACCTCAGGCCCTGGAAAGTGTACCCAGATCCTGGGGAGACACAGCCACACCCTCAGCTCTActcaataaaaaaaagacaaggccAGAATGCTGAATATAtccagaaaccctcagaaacaatATAGGCCCTCGTAAACAGCTGTGTAGTCAAAGTCCAGCCCTCAGACACACCCAAAGAAAGTTAAACATTTGAATaggatacacacagacacacacacacacacacacacacacacacacacacacacgcaggacATGCAGATAGGTGGTCAGACACACCAGACCTTCGAATATAGCTGCACACTCAGAAGACATACAATTAAACCCTGGGTACTCAGAAGGAGATGGCAGAGCCACAAATAGATCTGGACCCACATTAATTAGGAAGACCCAGGCCCTATGATATACCTGgacactcacagacatacacagagaaacacaggtaGTCTACTTGAAAagtctcacacatacacacaggaagacACAGCCAGCCTGCACTCCTGATAtaagaacaacacacacacacacacacacacacacacacacagaggagacacatggggggggggacacaCCTGCGTCTGCCCTTCATGAACACACACTTGGGAAAGCACTAACTCCAGTCAGTCTATGAACTAGCACACACCTCAAGAAGCACCTAACACAGAAACAAGCCGAAAATCTCCATAGCAATTTCTCAGCATCAGGACCCCAGCAGGACATTCTGGTGGAACCATATATACCCCCAGAAGAGGTAGATATACAcagtcccagcacacacacacacacacacacacacacacacacacacacacacttggaaacACCTAGAAAGAAACAGGCATTCTAAAACACTCAGCAACAGTTACAATGAGACACTcaactcagtggttctcaactttcccaacgctgtgaccctttaatacagttcctcatgttgtaatgaccccccaaccacaaaattatttcgtggcta
It contains:
- the LOC103161811 gene encoding zinc finger protein neuro-d4 isoform X10, with protein sequence MEKTHRGPGLAPGQIYTYPARCWRKKRRLNILEDPRLRPCEYKIDCEVPLKKEGGLPEGPVLEALLCAETGEKKVELKEEETIMDCQKQQLLEFPHDLEVEDLEEDIPRRKNRAKGKAYGIGGLRKRQDTASLEDRDKPYVCDICGKRYKNRPGLSYHYTHTHLAEEEGEEHTERHALPFHRKNNHKQFYKELAWVPEAQRKHTAKKAPDGTVIPNGYCDFCLGGSKKTGCPEDLISCADCGRSGHPSCLQFTVNMTAAVRTYRWQCIECKSCSLCGTSENDGASWAGLTPQDQLLFCDDCDRGYHMYCLNPPMAEPPEGSWSCHLCLRHLKEKASAYITLT
- the LOC103161811 gene encoding zinc finger protein neuro-d4 isoform X9, coding for MATAIQNPLKSLGEDFYREAIEHCRSYNARLCAERSLRLPFLDSQTGVAQNNCYIWMEKTHRGPGLAPGQIYTYPARCWRKKRRLNILEDPRLRPCEYKIDCEVPLKKEGGLPEGPVLEALLCAETGEKKVELKEEETIMDCQKQQLLEFPHDLEVEDLEEDIPRRKNRAKGKAYGIGGLRKRQDTASLEDRDKPYVCDICGKRYKNRPGLSYHYTHTHLAEEEGEEHTERHALPFHRKNNHKQFYKELAWVPEAQRKHTAKKAPDGTVIPNGYCDFCLGGSKKTGCPEDLISCADCGRSGHPSCLQFTVNMTAAVRTYRWQCIECKSCSLCGTSENDDQLLFCDDCDRGYHMYCLNPPMAEPPEGSWSCHLCLRHLKEKASAYITLT
- the LOC103161811 gene encoding zinc finger protein neuro-d4 isoform X7, translating into MATAIQNPLKSLGEDFYREAIEHCRSYNARLCAERSLRLPFLDSQTGVAQNNCYIWMEKTHRGPGLAPGQIYTYPARCWRKKRRLNILEDPRLRPCEYKIDCEVPLKKEGGLPEGPVLEALLCAETGEKKVELKEEETIMDCQKQQLLEFPHDLEVEDLEEDIPRRKNRAKGKAYGIGGLRKRQDTASLEDRDKPYVCDICGKRYKNRPGLSYHYTHTHLAEEEGEEHTERHALPFHRKNNHKQFYKELAWVPEAQRKHTAKKAPDGTVIPNGYCDFCLGGSKKTGCPEDLISCADCGRSGHPSCLQFTVNMTAAVRTYRWQCIECKSCSLCGTSENDGASWAGLTPQDQLLFCDDCDRGYHMYCLNPPMAEPPEGSWSCHLCLRHLKEKASAYITLT